The following are from one region of the Rhinoraja longicauda isolate Sanriku21f chromosome 3, sRhiLon1.1, whole genome shotgun sequence genome:
- the LOC144592089 gene encoding calcium and integrin-binding protein 1-like gives MQQMMKITELKANPFKERICKTFSTSSGQNGSISFEDFLDMFSAFSAAAPIHVKAEYAFRILDFNDNDTIDREDLTKFLVLITGNEVNKILTGVEVMMIIDMIMIDVDLDGDDCINLSEFQHIASKVPDFAGYFTMSVY, from the exons ATGCAACAAATGATGAAAATCACTGAGCTGAAG GCAAACCCATTTAAGGAAAGGATCTGCAAGACATTCTCTACATCCAGTGGGCAAAATGGCAGCATTTCATTTGAAGATTTTCTTGACATGTTTTCTGCCTTTAGTGCAGCTGCTCCAATCCATGTGAAAGCTGAATATGCTTTCCGAATCTTAG ATTTTAATGACAATGACACAATAGATCGTGAGGACTTGACCAAGTTCCTAGTCTTAATCACCGGAAATGAAGTTAACAAAATTCTTACGGGAGTGGAAGTGATGATGATTATTGACATG ATCATGATTGATGTTGACCTGGATGGTGATGATTGTATTAACCTATCGGAATTCCAGCATATTGCTTCAAAAGTGCCTGATTTTGCAGG CTACTTCACCATGTCAGTTTATTAA